A stretch of Arachis hypogaea cultivar Tifrunner chromosome 15, arahy.Tifrunner.gnm2.J5K5, whole genome shotgun sequence DNA encodes these proteins:
- the LOC112749261 gene encoding uncharacterized protein, whose amino-acid sequence MLEEFRERAAGQMEIEKFREAQRTDRQPPRREEDKTVRSPNNKKPRKLFKFTPKFDTYTRFNTTREKIIKEILNAKIIKPPARAGSYQDQRFVNKNKHCAFHQKYGHTTDECVIAKDLLERLARQGLLDKYVEGRRSMENTRDREEHQRTSEEKDDSRWPNPNPPKGVINCISGGFAGGGETNTARKRSYRAMLAIEGTVPQRNNDTTDLKITFIQAYLSSLGPNLDDPVVISIQTGELLVRKVLLVLNPGSSADVLFYFTFQKMKLSEKAIQPSSGELVGFLGERVPIKRYIWLKTTMENTPLSRTIDVHYLIVDCPSPCNIILGRPTLNIFRSVVSTLHLCVKFQAQDGKIATVHSDRQQARQCYNASQKGANTRGKLQQEVKAIHSTNEVLSLAELDPRGDSQERP is encoded by the coding sequence ATGCTGGAGGAATTCCGAGAAAGGGCCGCAGGACAAATGGAGATCGAAAAATTTCGTGAGGCTCAGAGAACGGACAGACAACCACCCAGGAGAGAAGAAGACAAGACTGTAAGATCACCAAACAATAAGAAACCAAGGAAGCTATTCAAGTTCACCCCTAAATTTGATACTTATACCAGATTTAACACAACGAGAGAAAAAATAATCAAAGAGATTCTCAATGCCAAAATAATAAAACCCCCCGCCCGAGCAGGAAGCTACCAGGATCAACGATTTGTCAACAAGAATAAACACTGTGCTTTCCATCAGAAGTACGGACATACAACGGACGAATGCGTAATCGCCAAGGACTTATTAGAAAGATTAGCCCGACAAGGCCTCCTTGACAAATATGTCGAAGGAAGAAGAAGCATGGAAAACACTCGAGACCGAGAAGAGCATCAACGAACCTCAGAAGAAAAGGATGACAGTAGGTGGCCCAACCCTAACCCACCAAAGGGGGTCATAAACTGCATATCCGGAGGATTCGCGGGGGGAGGCGAGACAAACACGGCACGCAAACGAAGCTACCGAGCAATGCTGGCAATCGAAGGAACAGTACCCCAAAGAAACAACGACACAACAGATCTCAAAATTACCTTCATCCAGGCCTACCTATCTTCGCTTGGCCCAAACCTGGACGACCCAGTGGTGATTTCCATCCAAACAGGTGAATTATTGGTAAGAAAGGTCCTCCTAGTCCTAAACCCAGGTAGTAGCGCAGATGTCCTCTTTTACTTTACTTTCCAAAAAATGAAATTATCTGAAAAAGCCATACAACCTTCATCCGGAGAATTGGTAGGGTTCTTAGGAGAAAGGGTGCCAATAAAACGCTACATATGGTTAAAAACAACAATGGAGAACACCCCATTATCACGGACCATTGATGTCCATTACCTTATAGTCGACTGCCCCAGTCCTTGCAATATTATTCTCGGAAGACCCACTCTGAACATATTCAGATCAGTGGTATCTACCTTACATTTATGTGTTAAGTTTCAAGCACAGGATGGCAAGATAGCAACAGTCCACTCAGACCGCCAACAAGCTCGGCAATGTTACAATGCAAGCCAAAAAGGAGCCAACACCAGAGGAAAACTTCAACAAGAGGTCAAGGCTATCCACAGCACAAACGAAGTACTGTCCCTAGCAGAACTCGATCCTCGGGGGGATTCCCAGGAAAGACCTTAG
- the LOC140179424 gene encoding uncharacterized protein has protein sequence MAEQSLQFHFSASNNQAEYEALIAGLKLVLNFQVQCLIVHCDSLLVVQQIKGDFQVKDPLLEQYWLIAKDLISKFDKFIISHVHREKNTRADVLSKLTATRANTHTSALSQLTLEKSSIESLCIMNITHTNDWRIPFLEYINTGTIPKNETNPQSFRQKASFFTTVARELYRRGFSHPLLKCLGKNEANEVMNEVHEGLCGNHIGGRALAAKII, from the coding sequence ATGGCCGAACAATCCCTTCAATTCCACTTCTCGGCAAGCAATAACCAAGCCGAATATGAGGCGCTCATAGCAGGTCTCAAGCTCGTCCTCAACTTTCAAGTACAATGCCTGATAGTACACTGTGACTCCCTCTTAGTGGTCCAACAAATCAAAGGAGATTTCCAGGTAAAGGATCCTCTGTTAGAGCAGTATTGGCTCATAGCAAAGGATCTTATTTCAAAGTTTGATAAATTTATCATATCACATGTGCATAGAGAGAAGAACACTAGAGCGGATGTATTATCCAAACTCACTGCTACTAGAGCAAATACACACACATCGGCACTATCACAACTTACACTAGAAAAATCTAGCATCGAATCATTGTGCATAATGAACATCACTCATACAAATGACTGGAGAATACCTTTTCTTGAGTATATTAATACAGGGACCATCCCCAAAAACGAGACTAATCCTCAAAGCTTTAGGCAAAAAGCAAGTTTTTTTACAACTGTGGCAAGAGAACTATACAGACGTGGTTTCTCACACCCACTACTAAAATGCCTCGGCAAAAACGAAGCCAATGAAGTCATGAACGAGGTCCATGAGGGCCTATGTGGCAACCACATAGGAGGACGAGCTCTGGCGGCCAAGATTATCTGA
- the LOC140179425 gene encoding uncharacterized protein produces MQRDCILKVKTCDNYEKYAAISMKPAEVLDSMEVMRKKLTDAKVEWADLIPEILWSYNTTIQTTIGETPFKLVYGTEALIPIKVGIPTLRAELYNQNHNIDTRKAELDLVEENRDVAAIKQKAMKQLIERRHNKKVVPRTFSKGDLVLRRTEEPRRPSSHGKLVANWEGPFRIAKVLGMGAYQLQTLKGDSLSGNWNISSLKLYRS; encoded by the exons ATGCAAAGGGACTGCATATTAAAGGTCAAAACATGCGACAACTACGAAAAGTACGCCGCCATCTCAATGAAGCCCGCCGAGGTATTAGACAGCATGGAG GTGATGAGAAAAAAGCTCACTGATGCAAAAGTTGAATGGGCAGACTTGATCCCAGAAATACTGTGGAGCTATAACACAACAATACAAACCACTATAGGCGAGACCCCATTCAAATTAGTGTACGGAACAGAGGCGCTGATACCGATTAAGGTCGGCATCCCCACCTTAAGGGCTGAGCTATACAATCAAAACCACAATATTGATACAAGGAAGGCCGAGTTAGATCTCGTGGAGGAAAATAGAGACGTCGCCGCTATCAAACAAAAAGCAATGAAGCAACTTATAGAAAGAAGACACAATAAGAAAGTAGTACCCAGAACATTCAGCAAAGGGGACCTAGTCCTCAGAAGAACAGAGGAACCAAGACGACCTTCATCACATGGCAAACTCGTCGCAAATTGGGAAGGACCATTTCGGATCGCAAAAGTACTCGGAATGGGGGCTTACCAATTACAAACACTAAAAGGCGACTCACTATCAGGAAATTGGAATATCTCTTCACTAAAGTTGTATAGATCATAA
- the LOC112747246 gene encoding sodium transporter HKT1-like isoform X2: MMNLSFFGRKLQHLFSPYFQFNFNSFFIQLCYFMIMSLFGYLGLKVSKPKTYVKPKNFDLFYTSVSASTVSSMTAIEMEVFSNSQLVLITFLMFFGGEVFTSLLELVFARFNNNSFTSMKNDYSVKVSTNNSLPIKKVHDQIELGLVSIPNHHSSQDQNQFIHVNYDINNKHVLRSNSLKYLSHVVLGYFLVLQFVGTFLVSMYMSFIPSAKQVLREKGIKTLTFSIFTIVSTFASCGYVPTNENMIVFKKNSGLLIIILPYILLGNTLYAPCLRFVIWVLEKITKREEFSYLLKNSKEIGFGHLLPPLHSWLLVATVLGFNIIQFVIFCSMEWGTQIMDGLNPYQKFVASLFQITNARHSGESVFDLSTISSAILVLFVVMMYLPPYTTFLPIMDHETENDAKKDKRSAYGNVGFSMGYSCGRQLKANGSCKDLWVGFSGKWSNKGKFILILVMFFGRLKKFNMKGGKAWDLS; this comes from the exons ATGATGAACCTTTCCTTCTTTGGTAGGAAGCTACAACATCTTTTTAGCCCTTATTTCCAATTCAACTTCAACTCATTTTTCATTCAGCTTTGTTATTTTATGATCATGTCTCTTTTTGGATACTTGGGTCTCAAGGTATCAAAGCCAAAAACCTATGTTAAGCCTAAGAACTTCGACCTGTTTTATACTTCTGTCTCTGCTTCTACTGTCTCAAGTATGACGGCCATAGAAATGGAAGTTTTCTCTAACTCCCAACTCGTCCTCATAACTTTTCTTATGTTTTTTGGTGGTGAAGTTTTCACTTCCTTACTAGAACTTGTCTTTGCTAGGTTCAATAACAATTCATTCACTTCCATGAAAAATGATTATAGTGTCAAAGTTAGTACTAATAATAGTCTTCCAATAAAAAAAGTCCATGATCAAATTGAGCTTGGTTTAGTTTCTATTCCTAATCATCACTCATCACAAGACCAAAACCAATTCATTCATGTCAATTATGATATTAACAATAAACATGTACTTAGGTCTAACTCCCTTAAGTATTTGAGCCATGTAGTTTTAGGTTACTTTTTGGTGCTTCAATTTGTTGGAACTTTCTTGGTTTCTATGTACATGAGCTTCATTCCTAGTGCAAAGCAAGTACTTagagaaaaaggtatcaaaacCCTAACATTTTCTATTTTCACCATAGTTTCAACTTTTGCAAGTTGTGGCTATGTCCCCACAAATGAAAATATGATAGTTTTCAAGAAGAATTCAGGccttcttattattattctccCATATATCCTTCTTGGTAACACCTTGTATGCACCATGCTTGAGGTTTGTGATTTGGGTTCTTGAGAAAATTACCAAAAGAGAGGAATTTTCATACTTGCTTAAGAATTCAAAGGAAATAGGTTTTGGTCATTTGCTACCTCCCCTTCATTCTTGGCTACTTGTTGCTACCGTTTTAGGgttcaatataattcaatttgTGATTTTTTGTTCCATGGAGTGGGGAACACAAATCATGGATGGTTTGAATCCTTATCAGAAATTTGTTGCGTCTTTGTTTCAAATCACAAATGCTAGACATTCCGGTGAATCCGTTTTTGATCTCTCTACCATCTCTTCAGCCATATTGGTCCTCTTCGTCGTCATGAT GTACCTTCCACCATACACAACATTCTTGCCCATAATGGACCACGAGACCGAAAATGATGCCAAGAAAGACAAAAGAAG tGCATATGGAAACGTAGGTTTCTCAATGGGATATAGCTGCGGAAGGCAATTGAAAGCGAATGGTAGTTGCAAAGATTTATGGGTTGGATTTTCTGGGaaatggagcaacaaaggcaagttCATCCTTATTCTTGTCATGTTCTTCGGAAGGCTCAAGAAATTCAATATGAAAGGTGGCAAAGCTTGGGACCTATCCTAG
- the LOC112747246 gene encoding sodium transporter HKT1-like isoform X1: protein MMNLSFFGRKLQHLFSPYFQFNFNSFFIQLCYFMIMSLFGYLGLKVSKPKTYVKPKNFDLFYTSVSASTVSSMTAIEMEVFSNSQLVLITFLMFFGGEVFTSLLELVFARFNNNSFTSMKNDYSVKVSTNNSLPIKKVHDQIELGLVSIPNHHSSQDQNQFIHVNYDINNKHVLRSNSLKYLSHVVLGYFLVLQFVGTFLVSMYMSFIPSAKQVLREKGIKTLTFSIFTIVSTFASCGYVPTNENMIVFKKNSGLLIIILPYILLGNTLYAPCLRFVIWVLEKITKREEFSYLLKNSKEIGFGHLLPPLHSWLLVATVLGFNIIQFVIFCSMEWGTQIMDGLNPYQKFVASLFQITNARHSGESVFDLSTISSAILVLFVVMMYLPPYTTFLPIMDHETENDAKKDKRRLVECLVLSQLSYLVIFIILICITENKSLREDPLNFNVLNITIEVISAYGNVGFSMGYSCGRQLKANGSCKDLWVGFSGKWSNKGKFILILVMFFGRLKKFNMKGGKAWDLS from the exons ATGATGAACCTTTCCTTCTTTGGTAGGAAGCTACAACATCTTTTTAGCCCTTATTTCCAATTCAACTTCAACTCATTTTTCATTCAGCTTTGTTATTTTATGATCATGTCTCTTTTTGGATACTTGGGTCTCAAGGTATCAAAGCCAAAAACCTATGTTAAGCCTAAGAACTTCGACCTGTTTTATACTTCTGTCTCTGCTTCTACTGTCTCAAGTATGACGGCCATAGAAATGGAAGTTTTCTCTAACTCCCAACTCGTCCTCATAACTTTTCTTATGTTTTTTGGTGGTGAAGTTTTCACTTCCTTACTAGAACTTGTCTTTGCTAGGTTCAATAACAATTCATTCACTTCCATGAAAAATGATTATAGTGTCAAAGTTAGTACTAATAATAGTCTTCCAATAAAAAAAGTCCATGATCAAATTGAGCTTGGTTTAGTTTCTATTCCTAATCATCACTCATCACAAGACCAAAACCAATTCATTCATGTCAATTATGATATTAACAATAAACATGTACTTAGGTCTAACTCCCTTAAGTATTTGAGCCATGTAGTTTTAGGTTACTTTTTGGTGCTTCAATTTGTTGGAACTTTCTTGGTTTCTATGTACATGAGCTTCATTCCTAGTGCAAAGCAAGTACTTagagaaaaaggtatcaaaacCCTAACATTTTCTATTTTCACCATAGTTTCAACTTTTGCAAGTTGTGGCTATGTCCCCACAAATGAAAATATGATAGTTTTCAAGAAGAATTCAGGccttcttattattattctccCATATATCCTTCTTGGTAACACCTTGTATGCACCATGCTTGAGGTTTGTGATTTGGGTTCTTGAGAAAATTACCAAAAGAGAGGAATTTTCATACTTGCTTAAGAATTCAAAGGAAATAGGTTTTGGTCATTTGCTACCTCCCCTTCATTCTTGGCTACTTGTTGCTACCGTTTTAGGgttcaatataattcaatttgTGATTTTTTGTTCCATGGAGTGGGGAACACAAATCATGGATGGTTTGAATCCTTATCAGAAATTTGTTGCGTCTTTGTTTCAAATCACAAATGCTAGACATTCCGGTGAATCCGTTTTTGATCTCTCTACCATCTCTTCAGCCATATTGGTCCTCTTCGTCGTCATGAT GTACCTTCCACCATACACAACATTCTTGCCCATAATGGACCACGAGACCGAAAATGATGCCAAGAAAGACAAAAGAAGGCTAGTGGAGTGCCTTGTGTTGTCTCAACTTTCATATTtggttattttcattattttgatttGCATCACTGAGAACAAAAGCCTGAGAGAGGATCCTCTCAACTTTAATGTTTTGAACATCACCATAGAAGTCATCAG tGCATATGGAAACGTAGGTTTCTCAATGGGATATAGCTGCGGAAGGCAATTGAAAGCGAATGGTAGTTGCAAAGATTTATGGGTTGGATTTTCTGGGaaatggagcaacaaaggcaagttCATCCTTATTCTTGTCATGTTCTTCGGAAGGCTCAAGAAATTCAATATGAAAGGTGGCAAAGCTTGGGACCTATCCTAG